One genomic window of Eptesicus fuscus isolate TK198812 chromosome 6, DD_ASM_mEF_20220401, whole genome shotgun sequence includes the following:
- the EXTL3 gene encoding exostosin-like 3 isoform X3 yields the protein MTGYTMLRNGGVGNGGQTCMLRWSNRIRLTWLSFTLFIILVFFPLIAHYYLTTLDEADEAGKRIFGPRAGNELCEVKHVLDLCRIRESVSEELLQLEAKRQELNSEIAKLNLKIEACKKSIENAKQDLLQLKNVISQTEHSYKELMAQNQPKLSLPIRLLPEKDDAGLPPPKVIRGCRLHNCFDYSRCPLTSGFPVYVYDSDQFAFGSYMDPLVKQAFQATARANIYVTENADIACLYVILVGEMQEPVVLRPAELEKQLYSLPHWRTDGHNHVIINLSRKSDTQNLLYNVSTGRAMVAQSTFYAAQYRPGFDLVVSPLVHAMSEPNFMEIPPQVPVKRKYLFTFQGEKIESLRSSLQEARSFEEEMEGDPPADYDDRIIATLKAVQDSKLDQVLVEFTCKNQPKPSLPTEWALCGEREDRLELLKLSTFALIITPGDPHLVISSGCATRLFEALEVGAVPVVLGEQVQLPYHDMLQWNEAALVVPKPRVTEVHFLLRSLSDSDLLAMRRQGRFLWETYFSTADSIFNTVLAMIRTRIQIPAAPIREEAAAEIPHRSGKAAGTDPNMADNGDLDLGPVETEPPYASPKYLRNFTLTVTDFYRSWNSAPGPFHLFPHTPFDPVLPSEAKFLGSGTGFRPIGGGAGGSGKEFQAALGGNVPREQFTVVMLTYEREEVLMNSLERLNGLPYLNKVVVVWNSPKLPSEDLLWPDIGVPIMVVRTEKNSLNNRFLPWNEIETEAILSIDDDAHLRHDEIMFGFRVWREARDRIVGFPGRYHAWDIPHQSWLYNSNYSCELSMVLTGAAFFHKYYAYLYSYVMPQAIRDMVDEYINCEDIAMNFLVSHITRKPPIKELDFSQRCASIYTSLRGQRQP from the exons ATGACAGGCTATACCATGTTGCGGAATGGGGGTGTGGGGAATGGAGGTCAAACCTGTATGTTACGGTGGTCTAACCGTATCCGACTTACATGGCTCAGTTTTACGCTCTTCATCATTCTGGTTTTCTTCCCCCTCATTGCTCACTATTATCTCACCACTCTGGATGAGGCTGATGAGGCCGGCAAGAGGATTTTTGGCCCACGGGCTGGTAATGAGCTGTGCGAGGTAAAGCACGTGCTGGATCTTTGCCGAATTCGTGAGTCTGTAAGTGAAGAGCTGTTGCAGCTGGAAGCCAAGAGGCAAGAGCTGAACAGTGAAATTGCCAAGCTGAACCTAAAGATTGAAGCCTGTAAGAAGAGTATTGAGAATGCCAAGCAGGACCTGCTTCAACTTAAGAATGTCATTAGCCAGACTGAGCACTCTTACAAGGAGCTGATGGCCCAAAATCAGCCCAAACTTTCTCTGCCCATCAGATTGCTCCCAGAGAAGGACGATGCTGGCCTTCCTCCCCCAAAGGTCATCCGGGGTTGTCGGCTACAcaattgttttgattattctcgCTGCCCTCTCACCTCTGGTTTTCCAGTCTATGTTTATGACAGTGACCAGTTTGCCTTTGGCAGCTACATGGATCCCTTGGTCAAGCAGGCTTTTCAGGCTACAGCACGAGCCAACATCTATGTTACAGAAAATGCGGATATTGCCTGCCTCTATGTGATATTAGTGGGAGAGATGCAGGAGCCAGTGGTGCTGCGGCCTGCTGAACTTGAGAAGCAGTTGTATTCTCTACCACATTGGCGGACAGATGGACACAATCATGTCATCATCAATCTATCACGGAAGTCAGATACACAGAACTTACTGTATAATGTCAGTACAGGCCGTGCCATGGTGGCCCAGTCTACTTTCTATGCTGCCCAGTACAGACCTGGCTTTGACTTGGTAGTATCGCCACTAGTCCATGCCATGTCAGAGCCCAACTTCATGGAAATCCCACCACAGGTGCCAGTTAAGCGGAAATATCTCTTCACCTTCCAGGGTGAGAAGATTGAATCACTAAGATCCAGCCTTCAGGAGGCCCGATCCTTTGAAGAAGAAATGGAAGGTGACCCCCCAGCTGACTATGATGATCGTATCATTGCCACCCTAAAAGCTGTACAGGACAGCAAGCTAGATCAGGTCCTGGTAGAATTTACCTGCAAAAACCAGCCTAAACCCAGTCTGCCTACTGAGTGGGCACTGTGTGGGGAGCGGGAGGACCGCTTAGAATTACTAAAGCTTTCCACCTTTGCCCTCATTATCACTCCTGGGGACCCTCACTTGGTTATTTCATCCGGATGTGCAACACGGCTCTTCGAAGCCCTGGAAGTTGGTGCTGTCCCAGTTGTGCTGGGAGAGCAAGTCCAGCTTCCTTACCATGACATGCTGCAGTGGAATGAGGCAGCCCTGGTGGTGCCCAAGCCACGTGTTACCGAGGTTCACTTCCTGTTACGAAGTCTTTCTGATAGTGATCTACTGGCTATGAGGCGGCAAGGCCGCTTCCTCTGGGAGACGTACTTCTCAACCGCTGACAGTATTTTCAATACCGTGCTGGCTATGATTAGGACTCGAATACAGATCCCAGCTGCTCCCATCCGGGAAGAGGCAGCAGCTGAGATCCCCCATCGTTCAGGCAAGGCGGCTGGAACAGACCCCAACATGGCTGACAATGGGGACCTGGACCTGGGGCCAGTAGAAACTGAGCCGCCTTATGCCTCGCCCAAATACCTCCGCAACTTTACCTTGACCGTCACTGACTTTTACCGTAGCTGGAACTCTGCTCCAGGGCCTTTCCATCTTTTCCCCCACACACCCTTTGACCCTGTGTTACCCTCAGAGGCCAAATTCTTGGGCTCAGGAACTGGATTTCGGCCGATTGGTGGTGGAGCTGGGGGTTCTGGCAAGGAGTTTCAGGCAGCACTTGGAGGCAATGTTCCACGGGAGCAGTTCACAGTTGTGATGTTGACTTATGAGCGGGAGGAAGTGCTTATGAACTCTTTAGAGAGATTGAACGGCCTCCCTTACCTGAacaaggtggtggtggtgtggaaTTCTCCCAAACTACCATCAGAAGACCTTCTGTGGCCTGACATTGGCGTCCCCATCATG gtGGTCCGTACTGAGAAGAACAGTTTGAATAATCGATTCTTGCCCTGGAATGAAATTGAGACAGAGGCTATCCTGTCAATTGATGATGATGCTCATCTCCGCCATGATGAAATCATGTTTGGGTTTCG GGTGTGGAGAGAAGCACGGGACCGCATTGTGGGTTTCCCTGGCCGTTACCATGCGTGGGACATCCCTCATCAGTCCTGGCTCTACAACTCTAACTACTCCTGTgagctgtccatggtgctgacaGGTGCTGCCTTCTTTCATAAG
- the EXTL3 gene encoding exostosin-like 3 isoform X2, with protein sequence MTGYTMLRNGGVGNGGQTCMLRWSNRIRLTWLSFTLFIILVFFPLIAHYYLTTLDEADEAGKRIFGPRAGNELCEVKHVLDLCRIRESVSEELLQLEAKRQELNSEIAKLNLKIEACKKSIENAKQDLLQLKNVISQTEHSYKELMAQNQPKLSLPIRLLPEKDDAGLPPPKVIRGCRLHNCFDYSRCPLTSGFPVYVYDSDQFAFGSYMDPLVKQAFQATARANIYVTENADIACLYVILVGEMQEPVVLRPAELEKQLYSLPHWRTDGHNHVIINLSRKSDTQNLLYNVSTGRAMVAQSTFYAAQYRPGFDLVVSPLVHAMSEPNFMEIPPQVPVKRKYLFTFQGEKIESLRSSLQEARSFEEEMEGDPPADYDDRIIATLKAVQDSKLDQVLVEFTCKNQPKPSLPTEWALCGEREDRLELLKLSTFALIITPGDPHLVISSGCATRLFEALEVGAVPVVLGEQVQLPYHDMLQWNEAALVVPKPRVTEVHFLLRSLSDSDLLAMRRQGRFLWETYFSTADSIFNTVLAMIRTRIQIPAAPIREEAAAEIPHRSGKAAGTDPNMADNGDLDLGPVETEPPYASPKYLRNFTLTVTDFYRSWNSAPGPFHLFPHTPFDPVLPSEAKFLGSGTGFRPIGGGAGGSGKEFQAALGGNVPREQFTVVMLTYEREEVLMNSLERLNGLPYLNKVVVVWNSPKLPSEDLLWPDIGVPIMVVRTEKNSLNNRFLPWNEIETEAILSIDDDAHLRHDEIMFGFRVWREARDRIVGFPGRYHAWDIPHQSWLYNSNYSCELSMVLTGAAFFHKYYAYLYSYVMPQAIRDMVDEYINCEDIAMNFLVSHITRKPPIKPGTGLQPEVCFHLHLPQRSETAMKVRLCVIRCHLKLLQT encoded by the exons ATGACAGGCTATACCATGTTGCGGAATGGGGGTGTGGGGAATGGAGGTCAAACCTGTATGTTACGGTGGTCTAACCGTATCCGACTTACATGGCTCAGTTTTACGCTCTTCATCATTCTGGTTTTCTTCCCCCTCATTGCTCACTATTATCTCACCACTCTGGATGAGGCTGATGAGGCCGGCAAGAGGATTTTTGGCCCACGGGCTGGTAATGAGCTGTGCGAGGTAAAGCACGTGCTGGATCTTTGCCGAATTCGTGAGTCTGTAAGTGAAGAGCTGTTGCAGCTGGAAGCCAAGAGGCAAGAGCTGAACAGTGAAATTGCCAAGCTGAACCTAAAGATTGAAGCCTGTAAGAAGAGTATTGAGAATGCCAAGCAGGACCTGCTTCAACTTAAGAATGTCATTAGCCAGACTGAGCACTCTTACAAGGAGCTGATGGCCCAAAATCAGCCCAAACTTTCTCTGCCCATCAGATTGCTCCCAGAGAAGGACGATGCTGGCCTTCCTCCCCCAAAGGTCATCCGGGGTTGTCGGCTACAcaattgttttgattattctcgCTGCCCTCTCACCTCTGGTTTTCCAGTCTATGTTTATGACAGTGACCAGTTTGCCTTTGGCAGCTACATGGATCCCTTGGTCAAGCAGGCTTTTCAGGCTACAGCACGAGCCAACATCTATGTTACAGAAAATGCGGATATTGCCTGCCTCTATGTGATATTAGTGGGAGAGATGCAGGAGCCAGTGGTGCTGCGGCCTGCTGAACTTGAGAAGCAGTTGTATTCTCTACCACATTGGCGGACAGATGGACACAATCATGTCATCATCAATCTATCACGGAAGTCAGATACACAGAACTTACTGTATAATGTCAGTACAGGCCGTGCCATGGTGGCCCAGTCTACTTTCTATGCTGCCCAGTACAGACCTGGCTTTGACTTGGTAGTATCGCCACTAGTCCATGCCATGTCAGAGCCCAACTTCATGGAAATCCCACCACAGGTGCCAGTTAAGCGGAAATATCTCTTCACCTTCCAGGGTGAGAAGATTGAATCACTAAGATCCAGCCTTCAGGAGGCCCGATCCTTTGAAGAAGAAATGGAAGGTGACCCCCCAGCTGACTATGATGATCGTATCATTGCCACCCTAAAAGCTGTACAGGACAGCAAGCTAGATCAGGTCCTGGTAGAATTTACCTGCAAAAACCAGCCTAAACCCAGTCTGCCTACTGAGTGGGCACTGTGTGGGGAGCGGGAGGACCGCTTAGAATTACTAAAGCTTTCCACCTTTGCCCTCATTATCACTCCTGGGGACCCTCACTTGGTTATTTCATCCGGATGTGCAACACGGCTCTTCGAAGCCCTGGAAGTTGGTGCTGTCCCAGTTGTGCTGGGAGAGCAAGTCCAGCTTCCTTACCATGACATGCTGCAGTGGAATGAGGCAGCCCTGGTGGTGCCCAAGCCACGTGTTACCGAGGTTCACTTCCTGTTACGAAGTCTTTCTGATAGTGATCTACTGGCTATGAGGCGGCAAGGCCGCTTCCTCTGGGAGACGTACTTCTCAACCGCTGACAGTATTTTCAATACCGTGCTGGCTATGATTAGGACTCGAATACAGATCCCAGCTGCTCCCATCCGGGAAGAGGCAGCAGCTGAGATCCCCCATCGTTCAGGCAAGGCGGCTGGAACAGACCCCAACATGGCTGACAATGGGGACCTGGACCTGGGGCCAGTAGAAACTGAGCCGCCTTATGCCTCGCCCAAATACCTCCGCAACTTTACCTTGACCGTCACTGACTTTTACCGTAGCTGGAACTCTGCTCCAGGGCCTTTCCATCTTTTCCCCCACACACCCTTTGACCCTGTGTTACCCTCAGAGGCCAAATTCTTGGGCTCAGGAACTGGATTTCGGCCGATTGGTGGTGGAGCTGGGGGTTCTGGCAAGGAGTTTCAGGCAGCACTTGGAGGCAATGTTCCACGGGAGCAGTTCACAGTTGTGATGTTGACTTATGAGCGGGAGGAAGTGCTTATGAACTCTTTAGAGAGATTGAACGGCCTCCCTTACCTGAacaaggtggtggtggtgtggaaTTCTCCCAAACTACCATCAGAAGACCTTCTGTGGCCTGACATTGGCGTCCCCATCATG gtGGTCCGTACTGAGAAGAACAGTTTGAATAATCGATTCTTGCCCTGGAATGAAATTGAGACAGAGGCTATCCTGTCAATTGATGATGATGCTCATCTCCGCCATGATGAAATCATGTTTGGGTTTCG GGTGTGGAGAGAAGCACGGGACCGCATTGTGGGTTTCCCTGGCCGTTACCATGCGTGGGACATCCCTCATCAGTCCTGGCTCTACAACTCTAACTACTCCTGTgagctgtccatggtgctgacaGGTGCTGCCTTCTTTCATAAG
- the EXTL3 gene encoding exostosin-like 3 isoform X4: MTGYTMLRNGGVGNGGQTCMLRWSNRIRLTWLSFTLFIILVFFPLIAHYYLTTLDEADEAGKRIFGPRAGNELCEVKHVLDLCRIRESVSEELLQLEAKRQELNSEIAKLNLKIEACKKSIENAKQDLLQLKNVISQTEHSYKELMAQNQPKLSLPIRLLPEKDDAGLPPPKVIRGCRLHNCFDYSRCPLTSGFPVYVYDSDQFAFGSYMDPLVKQAFQATARANIYVTENADIACLYVILVGEMQEPVVLRPAELEKQLYSLPHWRTDGHNHVIINLSRKSDTQNLLYNVSTGRAMVAQSTFYAAQYRPGFDLVVSPLVHAMSEPNFMEIPPQVPVKRKYLFTFQGEKIESLRSSLQEARSFEEEMEGDPPADYDDRIIATLKAVQDSKLDQVLVEFTCKNQPKPSLPTEWALCGEREDRLELLKLSTFALIITPGDPHLVISSGCATRLFEALEVGAVPVVLGEQVQLPYHDMLQWNEAALVVPKPRVTEVHFLLRSLSDSDLLAMRRQGRFLWETYFSTADSIFNTVLAMIRTRIQIPAAPIREEAAAEIPHRSGKAAGTDPNMADNGDLDLGPVETEPPYASPKYLRNFTLTVTDFYRSWNSAPGPFHLFPHTPFDPVLPSEAKFLGSGTGFRPIGGGAGGSGKEFQAALGGNVPREQFTVVMLTYEREEVLMNSLERLNGLPYLNKVVVVWNSPKLPSEDLLWPDIGVPIMVVRTEKNSLNNRFLPWNEIETEAILSIDDDAHLRHDEIMFGFRVWREARDRIVGFPGRYHAWDIPHQSWLYNSNYSCELSMVLTGAAFFHKRVDERRDGG; this comes from the exons ATGACAGGCTATACCATGTTGCGGAATGGGGGTGTGGGGAATGGAGGTCAAACCTGTATGTTACGGTGGTCTAACCGTATCCGACTTACATGGCTCAGTTTTACGCTCTTCATCATTCTGGTTTTCTTCCCCCTCATTGCTCACTATTATCTCACCACTCTGGATGAGGCTGATGAGGCCGGCAAGAGGATTTTTGGCCCACGGGCTGGTAATGAGCTGTGCGAGGTAAAGCACGTGCTGGATCTTTGCCGAATTCGTGAGTCTGTAAGTGAAGAGCTGTTGCAGCTGGAAGCCAAGAGGCAAGAGCTGAACAGTGAAATTGCCAAGCTGAACCTAAAGATTGAAGCCTGTAAGAAGAGTATTGAGAATGCCAAGCAGGACCTGCTTCAACTTAAGAATGTCATTAGCCAGACTGAGCACTCTTACAAGGAGCTGATGGCCCAAAATCAGCCCAAACTTTCTCTGCCCATCAGATTGCTCCCAGAGAAGGACGATGCTGGCCTTCCTCCCCCAAAGGTCATCCGGGGTTGTCGGCTACAcaattgttttgattattctcgCTGCCCTCTCACCTCTGGTTTTCCAGTCTATGTTTATGACAGTGACCAGTTTGCCTTTGGCAGCTACATGGATCCCTTGGTCAAGCAGGCTTTTCAGGCTACAGCACGAGCCAACATCTATGTTACAGAAAATGCGGATATTGCCTGCCTCTATGTGATATTAGTGGGAGAGATGCAGGAGCCAGTGGTGCTGCGGCCTGCTGAACTTGAGAAGCAGTTGTATTCTCTACCACATTGGCGGACAGATGGACACAATCATGTCATCATCAATCTATCACGGAAGTCAGATACACAGAACTTACTGTATAATGTCAGTACAGGCCGTGCCATGGTGGCCCAGTCTACTTTCTATGCTGCCCAGTACAGACCTGGCTTTGACTTGGTAGTATCGCCACTAGTCCATGCCATGTCAGAGCCCAACTTCATGGAAATCCCACCACAGGTGCCAGTTAAGCGGAAATATCTCTTCACCTTCCAGGGTGAGAAGATTGAATCACTAAGATCCAGCCTTCAGGAGGCCCGATCCTTTGAAGAAGAAATGGAAGGTGACCCCCCAGCTGACTATGATGATCGTATCATTGCCACCCTAAAAGCTGTACAGGACAGCAAGCTAGATCAGGTCCTGGTAGAATTTACCTGCAAAAACCAGCCTAAACCCAGTCTGCCTACTGAGTGGGCACTGTGTGGGGAGCGGGAGGACCGCTTAGAATTACTAAAGCTTTCCACCTTTGCCCTCATTATCACTCCTGGGGACCCTCACTTGGTTATTTCATCCGGATGTGCAACACGGCTCTTCGAAGCCCTGGAAGTTGGTGCTGTCCCAGTTGTGCTGGGAGAGCAAGTCCAGCTTCCTTACCATGACATGCTGCAGTGGAATGAGGCAGCCCTGGTGGTGCCCAAGCCACGTGTTACCGAGGTTCACTTCCTGTTACGAAGTCTTTCTGATAGTGATCTACTGGCTATGAGGCGGCAAGGCCGCTTCCTCTGGGAGACGTACTTCTCAACCGCTGACAGTATTTTCAATACCGTGCTGGCTATGATTAGGACTCGAATACAGATCCCAGCTGCTCCCATCCGGGAAGAGGCAGCAGCTGAGATCCCCCATCGTTCAGGCAAGGCGGCTGGAACAGACCCCAACATGGCTGACAATGGGGACCTGGACCTGGGGCCAGTAGAAACTGAGCCGCCTTATGCCTCGCCCAAATACCTCCGCAACTTTACCTTGACCGTCACTGACTTTTACCGTAGCTGGAACTCTGCTCCAGGGCCTTTCCATCTTTTCCCCCACACACCCTTTGACCCTGTGTTACCCTCAGAGGCCAAATTCTTGGGCTCAGGAACTGGATTTCGGCCGATTGGTGGTGGAGCTGGGGGTTCTGGCAAGGAGTTTCAGGCAGCACTTGGAGGCAATGTTCCACGGGAGCAGTTCACAGTTGTGATGTTGACTTATGAGCGGGAGGAAGTGCTTATGAACTCTTTAGAGAGATTGAACGGCCTCCCTTACCTGAacaaggtggtggtggtgtggaaTTCTCCCAAACTACCATCAGAAGACCTTCTGTGGCCTGACATTGGCGTCCCCATCATG gtGGTCCGTACTGAGAAGAACAGTTTGAATAATCGATTCTTGCCCTGGAATGAAATTGAGACAGAGGCTATCCTGTCAATTGATGATGATGCTCATCTCCGCCATGATGAAATCATGTTTGGGTTTCG GGTGTGGAGAGAAGCACGGGACCGCATTGTGGGTTTCCCTGGCCGTTACCATGCGTGGGACATCCCTCATCAGTCCTGGCTCTACAACTCTAACTACTCCTGTgagctgtccatggtgctgacaGGTGCTGCCTTCTTTCATAAG